A region of Pseudomonas sp. Marseille-Q3773 DNA encodes the following proteins:
- a CDS encoding carbonic anhydrase, with protein MPVKDPSKVVPQAPAESADAALKHIVDGFLRFHHDVFPEQQELFKKLATAQTPRAMFITCADSRIVPELITQSSPGDLFVTRNVGNVVPPYGQMNGGVSSAIEYAVMALKVHHIIVCGHSDCGAMRAVLNPQSLTKMPTVSAWLRHAEVARTVVENNCSCGSEHETMQVLTKENVIAQLHHLRTHPSVASRLAAGELFIHGWVYDIETSKIEAYDAASDSFLPLAAGEPVPCATPRGRY; from the coding sequence ATGCCCGTCAAGGACCCATCCAAGGTCGTTCCGCAGGCCCCCGCGGAGAGCGCCGATGCCGCCCTTAAGCACATCGTCGACGGCTTCCTGCGTTTTCACCATGACGTTTTCCCCGAGCAGCAAGAGCTGTTCAAGAAACTCGCCACCGCGCAAACCCCGCGCGCCATGTTCATCACCTGTGCCGACTCGCGCATCGTTCCCGAGCTGATTACCCAAAGCTCGCCGGGCGACCTGTTCGTGACCCGTAATGTCGGTAACGTGGTACCGCCCTACGGCCAGATGAACGGCGGCGTTTCCAGTGCCATCGAATACGCCGTGATGGCGTTGAAAGTGCACCACATCATCGTCTGTGGCCACTCCGACTGCGGCGCCATGCGTGCGGTGCTCAACCCGCAATCGCTGACCAAGATGCCGACCGTTTCCGCCTGGTTGCGCCACGCCGAAGTGGCCCGCACCGTGGTCGAGAACAATTGCTCGTGCGGTAGCGAGCACGAGACGATGCAGGTGCTGACCAAGGAAAACGTCATCGCCCAGCTGCATCACCTGCGCACCCACCCGTCGGTGGCTTCGCGCCTGGCAGCCGGTGAGCTGTTCATCCATGGCTGGGTCTACGACATCGAGACCAGCAAGATCGAAGCCTACGACGCCGCCAGCGATAGCTTCCTGCCGCTGGCCGCTGGCGAGCCGGTCCCCTGCGCTACTCCGAGAGGCCGCTACTAA
- a CDS encoding SulP family inorganic anion transporter, translating into MNITQLKAALPRELLASVVVFLVALPLCMGIAIASGMPPAKGLITGIIGGIVVGFLAGSPLQVSGPAAGLAVLVFELVRQHGMAMLGPILLLAGLLQLLAGRLRLGCWFRVTAPAVVYGMLAGIGVLIVLSQVHVMFDTAPQPSGLQNLLEFPATVAAALPQESTGAGWQAGALGLGTIAIMWLWERLRPQRLRFVPGALLGVATMTVISMWLALPVNRVQVPADLSEAIDWIRPADLMQLADPTLLLAAFALAFIASAETLLSAAAVDRMHSGQRSDFDRELSAQGIGNMLCGVLGALPMTGVIVRSSANVQAGAQTRASAIFHGLWLLAFVVALSSVLQQIPVASLAGVLVFTGIKLVDFKAFRGLGRYGRMPMFTYAATALAIIFTDLLTGVLLGFALTLLKLAFKAARLKINLVNLEEAGHMELRLSGAATFLKVPALTQVLDAVPAGTTLHVPLGNLSYIDHSCLELLEDWGRSNAANGSRLLIEQRRLKRRIEGRLRTTAGVGA; encoded by the coding sequence GTGAACATTACACAGTTGAAAGCGGCCCTGCCGCGTGAGTTGCTGGCGTCGGTAGTGGTCTTCCTGGTGGCCCTGCCGTTGTGCATGGGTATTGCCATCGCCTCGGGCATGCCGCCGGCCAAGGGCCTGATTACCGGTATCATCGGTGGTATCGTCGTGGGTTTCCTCGCTGGCTCGCCGCTACAGGTGAGTGGCCCGGCGGCCGGCTTGGCGGTGCTGGTGTTCGAGCTGGTGCGCCAGCATGGCATGGCCATGCTCGGGCCGATTCTGCTGCTCGCTGGCCTGCTGCAATTGCTGGCCGGGCGCCTGCGCCTGGGCTGCTGGTTCCGCGTTACCGCACCGGCGGTGGTGTACGGCATGCTGGCAGGGATCGGCGTGCTGATCGTGTTGTCGCAGGTACATGTGATGTTCGACACCGCGCCGCAGCCGTCCGGCCTGCAGAACCTGCTGGAATTCCCGGCGACCGTGGCGGCGGCGCTGCCCCAGGAAAGCACGGGTGCGGGCTGGCAGGCCGGAGCGCTGGGCCTTGGCACCATTGCCATCATGTGGCTGTGGGAGCGCCTGCGGCCACAGCGGCTGCGCTTCGTCCCGGGCGCATTGCTCGGTGTGGCGACGATGACGGTCATCAGCATGTGGCTGGCCTTGCCGGTGAACCGGGTGCAGGTACCGGCTGACCTGTCCGAGGCGATCGACTGGATTCGCCCGGCCGACCTGATGCAGCTGGCCGACCCTACCCTGCTGCTCGCCGCGTTCGCCCTGGCCTTCATCGCCAGTGCCGAAACCTTGTTGTCGGCAGCGGCGGTCGATCGCATGCACAGTGGCCAGCGTTCGGACTTCGACCGTGAACTGTCTGCCCAGGGCATAGGCAACATGCTCTGCGGGGTGTTGGGGGCATTGCCGATGACCGGGGTGATCGTGCGCAGTTCGGCCAATGTCCAGGCCGGCGCACAGACCCGGGCTTCGGCGATATTCCATGGTCTGTGGCTGCTGGCATTCGTCGTGGCGCTGAGCAGCGTGCTGCAGCAGATCCCGGTGGCGAGCCTGGCCGGGGTGCTGGTGTTTACCGGTATCAAGCTGGTGGATTTCAAGGCATTTCGTGGCCTTGGCCGCTATGGCCGCATGCCGATGTTCACCTACGCGGCGACGGCGCTGGCGATTATCTTCACCGACTTGCTGACCGGCGTGTTGCTGGGCTTTGCCCTGACCTTGCTGAAGTTGGCGTTCAAGGCGGCGCGGTTGAAGATCAACCTGGTGAATTTGGAGGAAGCCGGACACATGGAGTTGCGGCTTAGTGGTGCGGCCACTTTCCTCAAGGTGCCGGCGCTGACCCAGGTGCTGGATGCCGTGCCGGCGGGCACTACCCTGCATGTGCCGCTGGGCAACCTGAGCTATATCGACCACTCGTGCCTCGAGTTGCTGGAGGACTGGGGGCGCAGCAACGCCGCCAATGGGTCGCGCCTGCTGATCGAGCAGCGCCGGCTGAAGCGCCGGATCGAGGGGCGCTTGCGGACAACGGCGGGGGTTGGGGCCTGA
- a CDS encoding PA0069 family radical SAM protein, producing MIHSAPPKGRGTGHNPHNRFAPSHSVAEDDGWYQEVPQTQGTEVRVETAKSVISRNTSPDLPFDRSINPYRGCEHGCIYCYARPSHAYWDLSPGLDFETKLIAKTNAAEVLAQQLSKPGYVCSPINLGSNTDPYQPIEREQMLTRRLLEVLLRFRHPVTIVTKGALVLRDLDLLAEMASQRLARVMISLTTLDDDLKRVLEPRAASPKARLRAIRVLRDAGVPVGVLCSPMIPMINDSELERLLEAARDAGAQSAAYMMLRLPLEVAPLFEQWLQDHYPQRATHVLSLIRQSRGGELYDSRFGTRMRGEGVFAELLAQRFAKAMKRLEFEGREAQALDCSAFCPPGGQMALF from the coding sequence ATGATTCATTCAGCACCGCCAAAGGGCCGTGGCACGGGCCACAATCCGCACAACCGCTTCGCCCCGAGCCACTCGGTGGCGGAGGATGACGGCTGGTACCAGGAGGTGCCCCAGACCCAGGGCACCGAGGTGCGGGTCGAGACGGCAAAGTCGGTAATCAGCCGCAACACCTCGCCCGACCTGCCTTTCGATCGCTCCATCAACCCTTACCGTGGCTGCGAGCACGGCTGCATCTACTGCTATGCCCGCCCTTCCCACGCGTACTGGGACCTTTCACCCGGTCTGGATTTCGAGACCAAGCTGATCGCCAAGACCAACGCTGCCGAGGTGCTTGCGCAACAACTGAGCAAGCCGGGTTACGTGTGTTCACCGATCAATCTGGGTTCCAATACCGACCCGTACCAGCCGATCGAGCGGGAACAGATGTTGACCCGGCGCCTGCTCGAAGTGCTGCTGCGCTTTCGTCATCCGGTGACCATCGTCACAAAGGGCGCGCTTGTCCTGCGCGACCTTGACCTGCTGGCCGAAATGGCCAGCCAGCGTCTGGCACGGGTGATGATCAGCCTGACCACCCTGGACGACGACCTCAAGCGGGTGCTCGAGCCTCGTGCGGCCTCGCCAAAGGCGAGGTTGCGCGCCATTCGTGTCTTGCGCGATGCCGGCGTGCCGGTGGGCGTGCTGTGTTCACCGATGATCCCGATGATCAACGACAGTGAACTGGAGCGCCTGCTCGAGGCGGCCCGGGATGCCGGTGCACAGAGCGCGGCCTACATGATGCTGCGGCTGCCGCTGGAGGTAGCGCCGTTGTTCGAGCAATGGCTGCAGGACCATTACCCGCAGCGGGCCACCCACGTGCTCAGCCTGATTCGCCAGAGCCGTGGTGGCGAATTGTACGACAGTCGCTTCGGCACACGAATGCGCGGTGAAGGGGTATTTGCCGAGTTGCTAGCGCAACGCTTCGCCAAGGCCATGAAGCGGCTGGAGTTTGAAGGGCGGGAAGCGCAAGCGCTGGATTGTTCGGCGTTTTGTCCGCCCGGTGGGCAGATGGCCTTGTTCTAA